One segment of Candidatus Hydrogenedentota bacterium DNA contains the following:
- a CDS encoding cation acetate symporter, with protein sequence MLYSTSIMAIAVFAFFVLGVLALSFYLGRRGQTAKGYYAAHGQIHWSVNGMAFAGDYLSAASFLGICGLIASYGYDGFLYSIGYLAGWIVALLVIAEPIKRLGKFTFTDALDSHYDSRGIKLAAAISTLVVSAFYLIPQMVGAGALITPLLGLPHYAGVLLVGVTVTLIVVTAGMVSTTWVQFIKGTLLVIFCAALTIMILMRGFTAKGSPTVVNPEELRAKPGVRIVENAWKDKPYAKVINAEGVESVYKITDAGWVETQTVVAKSDGTKLVNGKPQTKDNDLRPIGTLAELPGGAEKTGSLGPFDFFDTLRQSKVVTWSKEVLKDESGASTTVFTPAVQRGEDLLKPGGYFKGMKSPNFTDKLDFISLMIALFCGTASLPHILIRYYTVKDQSSARKSTVVGIAAIGFFYVLTLYLGLGAMTSGAMDVTDNNMAAPLLARSFSELMFAVISAIAFTTVLGTVSGLIMAGAGAVAHDLLENLFRIPMTDHQKVLFGKGAAALLGGGAMVLGILFKDFNVSFLVGWAFNIAASANLPALVMMLFWRRTTKQGIACAVAVGMLSSLAWILLSADTYSKVYGWDPKTSIVPFSQPGLVTIPLGFLVLIVVSLLTPKPAHSVAEELAET encoded by the coding sequence CGCGGGCAGACCGCCAAGGGATACTACGCCGCCCACGGTCAAATTCATTGGTCGGTCAACGGCATGGCGTTTGCCGGCGATTACCTGTCGGCGGCATCCTTCCTGGGCATCTGCGGATTGATTGCATCGTACGGATACGACGGATTCCTCTATTCCATCGGATATCTCGCGGGGTGGATTGTCGCGCTGCTCGTCATTGCGGAACCGATCAAGCGCCTGGGCAAGTTCACGTTCACCGACGCCCTCGATAGCCATTACGATTCGCGCGGCATCAAACTGGCGGCCGCCATTTCCACGCTCGTCGTCAGTGCGTTCTATCTCATCCCGCAGATGGTCGGCGCGGGCGCGTTGATCACACCGTTGCTCGGGCTTCCCCATTACGCAGGGGTATTGCTAGTAGGCGTGACGGTTACGCTGATCGTGGTGACGGCGGGCATGGTGTCGACAACGTGGGTGCAGTTTATTAAAGGAACGCTACTCGTCATCTTTTGCGCCGCGCTCACCATCATGATCCTGATGCGCGGATTCACGGCAAAGGGTTCGCCCACGGTGGTCAATCCTGAGGAACTCCGCGCGAAGCCCGGAGTCCGAATTGTCGAGAACGCGTGGAAAGACAAGCCCTACGCCAAGGTCATCAACGCGGAGGGTGTCGAGTCGGTCTATAAGATCACGGATGCGGGCTGGGTCGAAACGCAGACCGTTGTTGCCAAGTCCGACGGGACCAAACTGGTGAACGGAAAACCTCAGACCAAAGACAACGATCTGCGGCCCATCGGAACGTTGGCGGAACTGCCGGGCGGAGCCGAAAAGACCGGTTCACTCGGGCCCTTCGATTTCTTCGACACGCTGCGACAGTCTAAGGTTGTCACGTGGTCCAAGGAGGTCCTGAAGGACGAGAGTGGCGCGTCGACCACCGTATTCACGCCCGCGGTTCAGCGGGGCGAGGACCTGCTCAAGCCCGGTGGATACTTCAAAGGTATGAAGTCGCCGAACTTCACGGACAAGCTCGACTTCATTTCGTTGATGATCGCCTTGTTCTGCGGCACGGCCTCACTGCCGCACATCCTGATCCGGTATTACACCGTGAAGGACCAATCTTCGGCACGCAAGAGCACCGTGGTCGGCATCGCGGCCATCGGTTTCTTCTACGTACTCACGCTGTACTTGGGTCTTGGCGCGATGACCAGCGGAGCGATGGATGTCACCGACAACAACATGGCCGCGCCTTTGCTCGCGCGTTCGTTCTCGGAACTCATGTTTGCCGTGATCTCCGCCATCGCGTTTACGACGGTGCTTGGGACGGTCTCGGGGTTGATTATGGCGGGGGCCGGCGCCGTCGCGCATGACCTCTTGGAGAATCTCTTCCGAATCCCAATGACGGACCACCAGAAGGTGCTCTTCGGCAAGGGAGCCGCTGCTTTGTTGGGCGGTGGCGCGATGGTGCTGGGCATCTTGTTCAAGGATTTCAACGTGAGCTTCCTTGTGGGCTGGGCGTTCAACATCGCGGCGTCTGCGAATCTACCCGCGCTGGTCATGATGCTGTTCTGGCGGCGCACCACGAAGCAGGGCATCGCGTGTGCCGTGGCCGTGGGTATGCTCAGTTCGCTGGCGTGGATTCTCTTATCGGCAGACACGTATTCGAAGGTCTATGGATGGGACCCGAAGACATCTATCGTGCCGTTCAGCCAGCCAGGACTGGTTACAATCCCGTTGGGCTTCCTGGTGCTGATCGTCGTTTCGTTGCTGACGCCAAAACCTGCCCATTCGGTCGCCGAAGAACTGGCGGAGACGTAG